The Celeribacter marinus genome window below encodes:
- a CDS encoding ABC transporter ATP-binding protein: protein MLEFDNVSKSFWTGTQRKVILDRASFRVELGNSLGILAPNGTGKTTIINMMSGLEKPDEGEIRRGCRVSFPLGFMGGLIGKHTARENVRFIAQLYDLDPDYVEAFCRWLCGLEEYFDMPVATYSSGMRSRLSFSLLLALDFDIYLIDEGMPSTTDVEFNRKAGSILRERLEKSTLIVVSHQTATLEKFCRSAAVLRKGKLHFFDTLEEAKSLYDYEA from the coding sequence ATGCTCGAGTTCGACAATGTCAGCAAGTCCTTTTGGACAGGCACGCAGCGCAAGGTGATCCTTGACCGCGCGTCTTTTCGTGTGGAGTTGGGCAACTCACTCGGCATTCTCGCCCCGAACGGCACAGGCAAAACGACGATCATTAATATGATGTCTGGACTGGAAAAACCCGATGAGGGCGAAATTCGCCGTGGATGCCGCGTGTCTTTTCCCCTCGGGTTCATGGGCGGATTGATTGGCAAACATACGGCGCGTGAAAACGTGCGGTTTATTGCACAGCTCTATGATCTCGACCCCGACTATGTTGAGGCGTTTTGTCGGTGGCTTTGCGGGTTAGAAGAGTACTTTGACATGCCTGTTGCCACCTATTCATCCGGTATGCGCTCGCGCTTGTCCTTTTCGCTCTTGTTGGCGCTCGATTTCGATATCTATCTGATTGATGAGGGCATGCCCTCAACCACGGATGTTGAATTTAACCGCAAGGCGGGGAGCATCCTTCGCGAGAGACTGGAAAAGTCGACGTTGATTGTGGTATCCCACCAAACAGCAACACTAGAAAAATTCTGTCGCTCTGCTGCGGTTTTGCGCAAAGGCAAACTGCACTTCTTTGACACTCTGGAAGAAGCGAAATCGCTCTATGACTACGAAGCCTAA
- a CDS encoding EF-hand domain-containing protein → MKRLLSVLALTAALPATLSAQQFGGHFMESWDTDSDGTVTLAEVEERRGDIFHMFDANEDGFLDAQEYVQFDETRVADREVHMEEAQEAASQGASMGQGKGRGPTGMSAGISGVQNAMTLAYNDTDGDGQVSRDEFTSNTAGWFVTMDKSGDGVVNADDFGRK, encoded by the coding sequence ATGAAACGCCTCTTGTCCGTACTCGCCCTGACAGCCGCCCTACCCGCCACCCTGTCCGCCCAACAGTTTGGCGGGCACTTCATGGAAAGCTGGGACACAGACAGTGACGGCACAGTGACCCTTGCTGAAGTCGAAGAACGCCGTGGCGATATCTTTCATATGTTTGATGCCAACGAAGACGGTTTTCTGGATGCACAAGAATACGTTCAGTTCGACGAAACACGCGTGGCCGATCGCGAGGTTCATATGGAAGAGGCTCAGGAGGCGGCGTCTCAGGGGGCATCCATGGGCCAAGGCAAGGGACGGGGCCCAACAGGCATGTCAGCGGGCATTTCTGGCGTCCAAAATGCTATGACACTGGCTTACAACGATACGGATGGTGACGGGCAGGTGAGCCGCGATGAATTCACCTCCAATACCGCCGGATGGTTCGTCACAATGGACAAGTCCGGCGATGGCGTGGTGAATGCTGACGATTTCGGTCGAAAATAG
- a CDS encoding MFS transporter, whose translation MLFVFLAAVAFGTFFGGPVGDRIGRKKVIWGSIVGALPFAVLLPHTPLWAAVCLSIIVGLILSSAFSAIVVYAQELMPQKVGMVAGFVFGFAFGIGALGAAALGALADQIGMQQVFSFLSILLCLGFLTVFLPDIE comes from the coding sequence TTGCTGTTTGTCTTTCTTGCCGCTGTTGCTTTTGGCACGTTTTTCGGCGGTCCCGTCGGGGACCGTATTGGCCGCAAAAAGGTCATCTGGGGCTCGATTGTCGGCGCGCTCCCCTTTGCCGTTTTGTTGCCGCACACCCCCCTGTGGGCGGCAGTATGCCTTAGCATAATCGTCGGGTTAATCTTGTCGTCCGCCTTTTCGGCCATCGTCGTCTATGCACAAGAATTGATGCCACAAAAGGTGGGCATGGTCGCGGGCTTCGTCTTTGGCTTTGCCTTCGGAATCGGGGCGCTCGGCGCCGCGGCACTTGGCGCACTCGCAGACCAGATCGGGATGCAGCAGGTGTTCAGCTTTCTGTCCATCCTTCTATGCCTCGGATTTCTAACTGTATTTCTACCTGATATTGAATGA
- a CDS encoding LysR substrate-binding domain-containing protein gives MNALRAFAAAGSRLNFRAASDDLGVSQGAVAQQIRLLEDHLGQTLFTRLPRGVALTSAGAVYHAEVKRAFDILADATGQVSGGSGSLTISVTPTFATRLLIQSLPSLNAILPEVNIRTIATVAVTDFDRDQVDIAVREIRPPFPAEQEAQLLFRQDFILVCSPHLLKDGPCTVTPDSVRSMPLLHDAYGHWQVYFGTGDRLPGPIFNQVSLAIDAALAGQGVAIVSRAFVQDDLTAGRLINAGPAGGMSDRNYYLVRKKSQRPRPMLDTVWSWCLDTFSEH, from the coding sequence ATGAACGCGCTGCGTGCCTTTGCCGCCGCGGGCAGCCGGCTTAATTTCCGCGCCGCGTCGGACGATCTTGGCGTGTCGCAAGGTGCCGTTGCCCAACAGATCCGTTTGTTGGAAGACCACCTTGGCCAGACCTTGTTTACACGTCTGCCGCGAGGCGTTGCCCTCACCTCTGCGGGCGCTGTTTACCACGCAGAGGTAAAGCGTGCCTTTGATATTCTGGCGGATGCAACGGGACAGGTCAGCGGCGGCAGCGGGAGTTTGACGATCAGCGTCACGCCCACCTTTGCGACCCGGCTTTTGATCCAGAGCCTGCCCTCGTTGAACGCCATTCTTCCCGAGGTGAATATCCGCACAATCGCAACGGTTGCGGTGACTGATTTCGACCGTGATCAGGTTGACATTGCGGTGCGCGAAATCCGTCCGCCATTCCCCGCTGAACAGGAGGCGCAGCTGCTGTTCCGTCAGGATTTTATTCTGGTCTGTAGCCCGCATCTTTTGAAAGACGGGCCATGCACCGTGACGCCGGACAGTGTGCGCTCCATGCCGCTTTTGCACGATGCTTATGGCCATTGGCAGGTATATTTCGGCACGGGGGACCGTTTGCCCGGTCCGATCTTTAACCAAGTGTCTTTGGCGATTGATGCCGCTTTGGCAGGACAGGGAGTGGCGATCGTCAGCCGCGCTTTTGTTCAGGATGATTTAACGGCGGGACGACTGATCAATGCCGGTCCTGCGGGGGGCATGTCGGACCGCAATTACTACCTTGTCCGCAAAAAATCACAGCGCCCCCGCCCGATGTTGGACACGGTGTGGTCGTGGTGTCTCGATACCTTTTCAGAGCATTAG
- a CDS encoding UbiX family flavin prenyltransferase, producing the protein MTCVILGVSGASGAALALSAARHLVDASIGVELVVSPAAERTLHAECGETALRALTDLADHVHAPSDIGARIASGSAPVAGMIVAPCSMRSLAAIANGLDDNLLTRSASVQLKERRPVVLLTREAPLTLAHLRNMTSATEMGAIILPPVPAFYLNPVSVADVVDQIAARAVDLLHVASPVARAWQG; encoded by the coding sequence ATGACCTGTGTAATCTTGGGCGTCTCGGGCGCATCTGGCGCGGCCCTCGCCTTGTCCGCGGCGCGTCATCTGGTGGATGCGAGCATCGGGGTCGAGCTTGTCGTGTCGCCCGCCGCCGAGCGCACATTGCACGCCGAATGTGGCGAGACCGCGCTACGGGCGCTCACCGATCTGGCCGACCATGTCCATGCGCCAAGCGACATTGGCGCGCGCATTGCCTCGGGATCGGCCCCTGTCGCGGGGATGATCGTGGCGCCGTGTTCGATGCGCAGTCTGGCAGCGATTGCCAATGGTCTGGACGACAACCTGTTGACCCGTAGCGCCAGTGTGCAACTCAAAGAGCGGCGGCCTGTGGTGTTGTTGACCCGTGAGGCGCCGCTGACCCTCGCGCATCTGCGCAACATGACGTCGGCCACCGAAATGGGCGCAATCATCTTGCCACCCGTCCCCGCTTTTTACCTCAATCCCGTCTCGGTGGCGGATGTCGTCGACCAGATCGCCGCACGGGCGGTGGACCTGTTGCATGTGGCGTCCCCCGTAGCGCGGGCGTGGCAGGGCTGA